One stretch of Prunus persica cultivar Lovell chromosome G1, Prunus_persica_NCBIv2, whole genome shotgun sequence DNA includes these proteins:
- the LOC18791516 gene encoding beta-amyrin 28-oxidase — MEHFYLTLLLGFVSFISFSLFALFYRHRAQFTGNNLPPGKVGYPVIGESYEFLASGWKGHPEKFIFDRMTKYSSDVFKTSIFGEKAAIFCGAACNKFLFSNENKLVTAWWPSSVNKVFPSSQETSAKEEAKKMRKMLPNFMKPEALQRYIGIMDTVAQRHFADGWENRKEVEVFPLAKNYTFWLAARLFVSLEDATEIARLGDPFALLASGIISMPLDFPGTPFYKAIKASNFIREELTKIIKQRKIDLAEGKASPTQDILSHMLLLCDEHGTHMKEHDIADKILGLLIGGHDTASATCTFIVKYLAELPHIYDEVYKEQMEILSCKAPGELLNWDDLQKMKYSWNVAQEVLRLAPPLQGAFREALADFVFNGFTIPKGWKLYWSANSTHKNADYFPEPFKFDPTRFEGNGPAPYTFVPFGGGPRMCPGKEYARLEILVFMHNLVKRFKWEKILPDEKIVVDPLPMPAKGLPVRLFPHKKTA, encoded by the exons ATGGAGCATTTCTATCTCACCCTCCTCTTGGGTTTTGTCtccttcatctctttttctctctttgcgcTCTTCTACCGCCACAGAGCTCAGTTCACCGGAAACAACCTCCCGCCTGGCAAAGTTGGCTACCCTGTGATTGGTGAGAGCTATGAGTTCTTGGCCTCAGGATGGAAAGGCCACCCTGAGAAGTTCATCTTTGACCGCATGACCAAGTACTCATCTGACGTCTTCAAGACCTCCATCTTCGGCGAGAAGGCTGCCATCTTCTGCGGCGCTGCCTGCAACAAGTTCTTGTTCTCCAATGAAAACAAGCTTGTCACTGCATGGTGGCCTAGCTCTGTCAACAAGGTCTTCCCTTCTTCCCAAGAGACTTCCGCCAAAGAGGAGGCCAAGAAGATGAGAAAGATGCTCCCCAACTTCATGAAGCCTGAGGCTCTCCAACGATACATCGGGATCATGGACACTGTTGCCCAGAGGCACTTTGCTGATGGTTGGGAAAACAGGAAGGAAGTTGAAGTCTTCCCCCTTGCCAAGaa CTACACCTTTTGGCTTGCTGCACGGTTGTTTGTTAGCCTTGAGGACGCAACGGAGATAGCAAGGCTAGGCGATCCATTCGCCCTGTTGGCGTCCGGGATCATATCGATGCCTCTGGACTTCCCCGGAACTCCGTTCTACAAAGCCATCAAGGCGTCCAACTTCATCAGAGAGGAGCTGACAAAGATCATCAAGCAGAGGAAGATTGATCTGGCTGAGGGCAAGGCGTCCCCAACACAAGACATATTGTCACATATGTTGTTGTTGTGCGATGAGCATGGAACTCACATGAAGGAACACGATATTGCCGataagattttggggttgttgATTGGTGGGCATGACACGGCCAGCGCTACCTGCACTTTCATTGTCAAGTATCTTGCTGAGCTTCCTCACATTTACGATGAGGTCTACAAGG AGCAAATGGAGATCCTGAGTTGCAAAGCCCCAGGGGAGTTGTTGAACTGGGATGACCTACAGAAGATGAAATACTCATGGAACGTAGCCCAAGAAGTGCTGAGATTGGCACCACCTCTTCAAGGAGCGTTCAGGGAAGCCTTGGCTGACTTTGTCTTCAATGGTTTCACCATTCCAAAGGGCTGGAAG TTATATTGGAGTGCAAACTCAACACACAAGAACGCAGATTACTTCCCGGAACCATTTAAATTCGACCCAACAAGATTCGAAGGAAATGGGCCAGCACCCTACACCTTTGTGCCCTTTGGAGGAGGCCCCAGGATGTGCCCAGGCAAAGAGTATGCCCGCCTGGAAATTTTAGTGTTCATGCACAACTTGGTCAAGAGGTTCAAGTGGGAGAAGATTCTTCCCGATGAGAAGATCGTCGTTGACCCTCTCCCCATGCCGGCCAAGGGCCTCCCCGTCCGCCTTTTTCCTCACAAAAAGACTGCTTAA